In Sphaeramia orbicularis chromosome 3, fSphaOr1.1, whole genome shotgun sequence, a genomic segment contains:
- the cebpa gene encoding CCAAT/enhancer-binding protein alpha: MELSNLYEVAPRPLMSSLTHGQQPPSGYRDPADLGGDIGDNETSIDLSAYIDPSAFNDDFLADLFHHSSRQDKLKIMNGDYESLQCPPGPQQLYMSNYMDSKLDPMYEHNPPRIRPVAIKQEPRDDEDMNPGMPPTYHHPHPQQYPQHPQHPQQQQQQQMPHLQYQIAHCAQTTMHLQPGHPTPPPTPVPSPHQHHHQHPHQHAQQGGMKILEHPRGGGKNKKHVDKSSPEYRLRRERNNVAVRKSRDKAKMRNMETQQKVVELTTDNERLRRRVEHLTRELDTLRGIFRQLPDGSFKPMGS; the protein is encoded by the coding sequence ATGGAGCTCTCAAATCTGTACGAGGTCGCGCCCCGACCCCTGATGAGCAGCCTGACCCACGGCCAGCAGCCCCCCTCCGGCTACAGAGACCCGGCAGACCTCGGCGGCGACATCGGAGATAACGAGACCTCCATCGACCTGAGCGCGTACATAGACCCGTCGGCGTTCAACGACGACTTCTTGGCCGACCTGTTCCACCACAGCTCCCGGCAGGACAAACTCAAGATCATGAACGGAGACTATGAGTCCCTGCAGTGCCCCCCCGGGCCCCAGCAGCTCTACATGTCCAACTACATGGACTCTAAGCTGGACCCCATGTACGAGCACAACCCGCCGCGCATCCGGCCGGTGGCCATTAAGCAGGAGCCCCGGGACGACGAGGACATGAACCCGGGCATGCCCCCCACCTACCACCACCCGCACCCCCAGCAGTACCCCCAGCATCCCCAGcatcctcagcagcagcagcagcagcagatgccGCACCTTCAGTACCAGATTGCGCATTGCGCGCAGACGACCATGCATCTGCAGCCGGGTCACCCGACCCCACCGCCGACCCCGGTGCCGAGTCCgcaccagcaccaccaccagcATCCGCACCAGCACGCGCAGCAAGGCGGCATGAAGATCCTGGAGCACCCGAGGGGGGGCGGGAAAAACAAGAAGCACGTTGACAAGAGCAGCCCGGAATACCGGCTGAGGCGCGAGCGCAACAACGTGGCCGTGCGTAAAAGCAGGGACAAGGCCAAGATGCGCAACATGGAGACGCAGCAGAAGGTGGTGGAGCTCACCACGGACAACGAGAGACTGAGGCGGAGGGTGGAGCACCTGACCCGGGAGCTGGACACGTTACGGGGCATCTTCAGGCAGCTGCCGGACGGATCCTTCAAACCCATGGGCAGCTGA